accgcaaccattagctcgtagcgttagcatgctaacgctatggctaacgctagcatgctaacgctagcatgctaacgctagcatgctacctcgttctcaatagcaaagcactgctacaacacacacaagttcaccataatctacaaaagaactacttccatgtgcgccctcatttagaagtctcccagctaatcctgccttgtaactgagcaaagttgtagaaacagcctttcttttactgtctatggagctagctagctgacatgatctacatctgagctactgggcatgtgcagtgcaatcaaagatagtacagaagaagaaaagaggtctcactctatagctaaaacagagaccagctgaaaagaggatctgcagcagtgagagagagcggtgcagtacaaaaatatggtgttttttgaaaattaaaccatgtaaacctattctggtacaaccttaaaatacaattatgaacctgaaaatgagcataatatggctgctttaacaaatattgcgcccccccctACGATTTcgatattgcactagttcatattgcgatttcgataaaattgcgattaattgtgcagccctagtcactTTTAAACGACGGCTCAGAGGCAAAGATGTCTCGTGTTTGTTAAACGCCTGTTGCCTCGACTCCAATATCCTCTCTGGTTTTAGGACTACAGAATTCTGGGGAATGGCTTACAAAATCCGATGTACAGTGACTGGTtttaacttgtgtgtgtgtgtgtgtgtgtgtgtgtgtgtgtgtgtgtgtgtgtgtgtcttgtttcCATTCCCAGTCAGCACCACCATGCATGTTCTCCCACCTCCCAGTGTCCAGTTTCAGCACATGGCTGTCTCTGGAAAACACCTGACTGTCCTTAAAGGTAGAccagcaaaacaaacacacacacacacacacacacacacacacacacacagtaacgaTTCCAAATGTTACTGTACAATAATTGTCTCAGatgtaattgcgattaacaatataattgtctctttcagtcaaaaaaaagaaaagaaaaaagtatgtATTACTTTTTCAGACAATTTTAAGTTTTgcatgaatcccaggatacatcttttgggtTATATcgctgttatgtgacccagataatgtagtaacacaaatacacagcctatgaagtaaaccacgcctcttcaTTATCAGAAAAACATTGGATTTTTGAACATAAAATTGACAGTTACCATCAATAGTCATACCCCTAAAGAccttggctaatgttagcagttaaacaaagaaacggtgattacacacacacccctttaaAGATACTACTCCCTCCCCGTCCTCAGTGTTGAACTGCAGCTCTCAGGATGAGGTGTGTGTCAGAGATGTGAAGATCCTTCCTAACTATAACCTGTCCTACCTCCCCATGATGCCAGATGGTTCAGTTCTCATAGTCGACAACGTCTGGTAAGACCactgtaatgtactgtatactcTCTGTCCAGAAGCAGGGGAGCTGTTAGTCTAcgtactgtatacacacacaaaaataaccaGCTGGGCTGATGCCCAATGTTTATATATTACTGAACATTCCCACATTCTGCTGTCACTGCAGGGCTAGAAAGTACTGCCCACGCGGTTTCATTTTAAAGGAGTACTCCATCAGGAACTGTGTGGGTTCTTCAACACTAGAAAGGCCAGCATTCCTTTTAGTCCTAAAACTGCCCTGCAGGTAATATTTACCCGCTGCCGAAAAAGTGTCAGCACTCGCAAATATGCCATTTCTTGAAGCAGTGAAGTTAttcatttttatctattttttttttttttacaataatcaCGACTTGACAAAGTAACTATAATATATAAGAGTCAGTTTATGGCCTTTacagaacaaatacacacagtacacagttCTGTCCTGTAATGGTTGAGCCGACACTAAAGATATGTGAAAATATCAAATATTTGTAATTAGTTTAGCTAGTTTAAAAACTGCTATATGACTTCCTCACTTATGTCCAAATATAGCTTGTGATGTGTCAGCTGCCCTGTCAAAAGATGTTTAAATAGCACGTGTTGCTAGGCAACCGGCCGTGTTGTGAACACTGAGCGCAGCAATATGCAATATGCAATCTTTTTATGTGGGAGTAAAAACTACCTGCTGGCATTTTTAGGTATAAATGatcatattttcattttctttttataccaCATCCCCCATAACTCACTAGATGATTAGTAAACCCATTTTAGGAAAACTCATGAACTGAGAGATGAAGGGGTTTTATAATAACATAAAATGCCACGCGGgtacattttactatttttttcaacctggaccctattttcctatgtttttgtgtcttagtgactgatgggaacaacaatcttggacattgtaagttaatagggcaattgtccagcttgtatttaccttcacaaaagtgcttgttttaccACTggcaggctcagattaatattctaagtgtctgacaacattatggaaaggatttctaaggaggtcgacctttctgttaaagagtaagatccttttctTAAACATAGAAACATCCACAAAATTGCgttcgccaaacccaccagactccatgtaaataaacagtcattttagcatcataaaatccacttcattcaaagtcgacagaaacaaaataaaaatatgaaaagcagttttgggtcgtctttccacttttccaaccatcacaactctagttttggttcaagtatacacatagtttaccgatttaaatgtgaaaatatgttggctctatacacgctaaaagtattgtttttttaaatggagtatggtgggtttagcgctagcgacctcagagctgtttctggttaaacagaaatgtcttaaagaggttttaaaaaggcctATATCTGTAGGgttcctttccataatgttgtcagacacttagaatattaatctgaggctgtcagtggcaaaacgagcacttttttgaacgtaaatacaagctggacaactgCCCCATTAACTTACATTGGAGCTTGTTTCaccactgccgactgcagcgatcgcgcttaatactggaccaatgtcaaagattgttgttcctgtcagtcactgagacacaaaaacataggagaatagggtccaggttgaaaaaaatggtagttaccctttaaagtctCCTCACAAACACCTGTTTGTTTCCACTTCTCACTAAAGCCACCAATCAGCTGAGGTTACAGTGGCTTCATTCTATCGAATGGACAGCGAGTCATCGCGTTTACCCAGCATGCTCAGCGCCCTGGAGGAGCAGAACTTCCTGTTCCAGCTGCAGCTACAGGATACAGCAGAGGAGGACTCCAGTGAGGTGAGGAGACACGACGGAGGCAGCTTCCTTCATttcctttattttattaaatcgccCGGTCTCAATGAGGTCAACATCTCATCCATTTTCttttctagtagaaacccaaaatagaAGTATGAACcggaaaatgagcataatgtaggacctttaaaaaaaaaatagcttttttttttttaatttatttttacaatttgtaCATTCAATCTTCAATCACACCAACATTTAACAtaactactttatatattgTCTGTGACTGTATGTaattatgtttgtgtatgtatgtgtattgtttactctatatgtcacctttttgttacacagtatcttcacaaaaaaacaacaaaaaaacagctcacaaacatatagtttcattttttttattttacatccggacattgtattttttttttttttttacaaatattacAAGCGAATGTGGcatgttggggactattttcagcagcgGATTAATCCAAATTTgctgctctagtgagtatttgcgtcagcaggacggtgtgtgtgggattgagtcagaacaatctgtgtgtgtgtgtgtgtgtgtgtgtgtgtgtgtgtgtgtgtgtgtgtgtgtgtgtgtgtgtgtgtgtgtgtgtgtgtgtgtgtgtgtgtgtgtgtgtgtgtgtgtgtatgttttcatggtgaaagaggaacatgtcacccagggCAACAGTGTGGCCCTGTCAtgtgtttttaatcattttagtttttcacATGAACTAATACATGCATTGTATATATTTCTGTAGGGTTTGGAAGTCCCATTGGTGGCTGTGTTACAATGGTACACTCCGACACTGCCTCTAACAAGGTAAGTAACTGTACTACTTGGAATGTAGCCACTTGGCAGGTTTTTACAAGAATGTTATGCAGTGAGAGAGCTGTGAAAACAAAGTAGTAAAATGATCACCTTTAGGATTAAAGGGTGACACATTCATTTAATGAACATGTCAAAGCAGGAAAAGAACACAGGTGCAAGTGATAAATGATCATAACTGATAGGATTAAAATGACTGCTGTATTCCATTTTGGTGAGCTAGTTCCAGAGTGCATGCAACCGAGCCATCGCTAACGATATTTGCTCTGCTTAGGCTTTTAACAAGCATAGGCGGAAATCACGGAGGGatcggggggtgggggggggcttTGTCCCGCCCTAAGAATAAAAATATCAGTATTAAATAATAGGGCTGGGACGACATGATTTTGTCCCGATTCAAGTCTTTCACGATtcatgggtgccgattcgatttatattgcgattctagaagtattgcgattcgatagtattgagtattgtgattttcttttccttctttaacaaaaacacaagttgaataatacacttctagagacaatatatcacgagacatttctaaaaactagttgtcttctaagaagaatgcacatcacatcacatgtcagtcagtctgacatttatttcatttgtaaagaagaacataacgtggactttctgctttttctgcttggctggaaacggatatgatgtagtcgctgtCAGGGttaccgtataaacagaaaatattaaggtgaatcattggttaaaaaaggataaaaaataTCGATTCCAGGAACAAGATTTTAAAAGTCGtcgcaaaaaaaatcacaatacataCGATTTTCGAttcccccccaccaccccccccctcccctattAAATAATATAATGATATATACTTAAAAGTATTTTGTAAGTAGTAACACAATACAAATGGAAACGGGGCAATGGTTTTAGGTTTAGAAGCAGAgagtccccccccctccctatcctcacagtggtttggtccagtGCCTGCCTGCATTTCTCCATTACCTACAGTACATCTACAGTGGTATACATGTCCTATACACGTACAATTTGGGCTATACTAAGTATTTCCCCTTGAAAAATGACAACTGTTGGATGCAATTTACGCTCACGATGACGAGTCAAAATGTCGGCCGtaaaaaaaaggtctattaaaaaggaaattaaaatgcTTGTTTGCCTTCCCTCCAGATACATCTCTAGTTGTTATGCGCTGCCCAGTATCCGCTTGGATCGTCCTCGGCTAGTGATGACAGCTTCCTGTCCTCGTGCCGTCAGGCCTCTGGAGCACTTCTGGGTAAAATACACCCTGCTCAACAACTTGCAGGACTTCCTGGCCGTCCGTCTGATCTGGAACTCTGACGGTGAGTAGCAGGCTGGACCATCACACAGTCTCCCTTTCTAACCTCCTGTGCCCTATTCGTAGGGGACTAGTAGGCATGGGCCGGCTACCGGTTTCAAGGAAAAAGTCgcggtttcaaaaccactaaaatCTTCGGGCATACGGTTCCCATGGTATGAGGTGTTTTTTTggtcaaggacagaaagtgcactttagaaatccctctccctgccagtgtgcagtatttgaaaataaaatattttaatgtttttgttttttttacccagacatttcgaaataatatattttaaagctgtaactgCAATACCGTGAAacggtgatatttttgctgaaggttatcacactgtcagaatctcataccggcccatgcctaggaACTAGTATTACCAGGGGACCACGTGATTTAGAGTTGACCCCCTCAGTAATACTGATTCAATACTGATTCACCTCCAACGCTGCCAGCAATGGGCGTGTTAGCAGCAACTTGAGGCATGAGCTAAATGCAATGCAAAGTCAGTGTTGAGTTACAGAAAACTATTCATCACTCTGACAGGCAGATCAGATTACATTTAGAGTTGTGTGACTCATTTCTAGAGTAAACATCTTATCTGTTCACAGTGCCGGCCACTAACTCACGTGACTCCTATGTAAATGACATTTCATCAGCAACAAATTCTGACAATCGAAAGCAAAAGCAGCACccaatatttttttctctctccacccccCCACCTACTCGTGCACATccggagaaaaaaacaacaccagACACAGCgtagcttaccggctggtagcgtgcagctaaagacacgggtagggtaatgttagcttggcggtagcctgcagctgcacgtttccagacaccatggccacATAGAACTGGAAAATCTtcctgcttccctgaagtcactgtgtggcaacattttgccttccccATGACTGAGTTATGTGATTGGAATGTGTGGATTTGCACAGTATTAGTGTTACAAAGAGAGGTCAGCACAACATGAATATTACTATACAATGTCTTTAATCATCCTGTTTTCTATTTTTACCTCCCTACCCCTaccaccatccatccatccatcagctGATAGAGGAGGCCAGCAGGATCCCAGGGCCCACCCGGCAGTGGTGTGCCAGTCCCCTCTCAATAACCTGGGCCAGTGTAGGAAGGGCTCCACCCTCTCCTTCACCGTGGCCTTCCAGATCCTCAGGACTGGACTCTTTGAGGTACTGCATGCTTCTGAAGATACATTAAAACAGTAATACACAGTAATGCTCAAAGTATATATTCTCCCATCTCTTTCCTGCTCCATGATAACTCTGTAGTTGAGCCAGCACATGAAGCTGAAGCTGCAGTTCACAGCCTCGGTGTCCACCCCCCCTGTGGAGGTTGGATCCCCGATGAGGAACTGTCCATCGTCAGTCAGAGAGCTGCTGGACAGACAGAACCTGGGCCGCTCTCAGAGCTTCTCTCACCAGCCGCAGCCCAGGGCTCACCACGTCAGGTACGCAGGgtcagcctgcagcagcaccaCGCTGCTTTCAGTAGCTTTCTGTTTAGACTCAGAgctttatttatgtgtgtgaatgcacCACTTTACAGATTATGTTAAGAGACAAACATTatgggtgtttggtgttttaagcccccaacgcctccttccaggcagcgctgcctagaAGGCACTAGGATTTGGCAAtggtaagggttagggttagggtttggtgccttgaagtcgacggtggaggcttaaaacaccatcgggtaggcctgcacgattcggggaaaaatacaAATCAGGATTTTGAGCTTAAAATTGATATCATGATTCTCTGCCATGATTattttctcacgaagtgtaatgtttattgcacacatgaaccatgacaaaacaaattggcagtaccaaacatagattatttttggcacctatagcacattgtgcatcaccacgagcctgtaaacatagaggcttcagtgaatagagaaaataaagtacctactggccatttaagtacagcagactaccaaaaatagtgacatataacacattgaactaaatatggccctgatacaggtgCTATCTGAACTCTTTGAACATGTcttaacataattaaaacatgtcaatgtcaaatgctttcaatgaattaattgaaggagaaaacaatatattaaaaagaaatcgaagtcatttaaaaattaaatcgcaaaggggtgaatcgagatcatTTGACCCAGCCCTAGTAGCTACACATACAGGGTTGAAGAATGGTATAGGAATAGCCATGATGTTTTAATCTTTGTGCTACTTCAGTGTCCCACTTTAGTATTAGTTTTTCTTGAAGGTTTAAGTTTAGTTTCAGTTAAGTAAATTTCAGTAAATATATtcactgctttttttgttttagctttagTTGTAGTTTAGTATAATAACCCTGGACAGGGGAGACATTTGCAGACAGACCTACACATTCCTGTCTATCATCATGTGCATAACCCAGTGTCTCTGCTGGCTCCAGGTCCGGCAGCGCCATGGAGCACCGGAGCATCACTCCTCCTGCAGGATCTCCAGCAGGCAGAGGCCGGTACCTGCCGCCCAGCCACAGTCTCATCTCACTGGACAAAATAGCCAAGAGAGAGTGTAAGGTGTTGGTGCTGGAGCCGGTCCAAGAGGCACACAGCCGGTAAGGCTTTTACAATGTATTATACGCTCTCAAAGATGACATGGGGTAGTTTAAGTCACTTTAATTTTGATCTAAGGGTAAAATTACAGCAGAGTTTGTTTATTTTGGCTTCTTTCGTTTAGTAAAAATAGTTttgtcaaaacattttttgtatttctcaAACAATTATTGTATAGGTATTGAAAAACTACTCCGGTGTCCCATTGGCTTGAGTATCGAAATATTCTCAAAGATGTGCAGCCCCATTTGATATAGGTCGATAAGCAGTGGTGTTAATATTGTCGCacgtagctacatgctaacggcagtaaaatgtcatcttggctgccagtgtcgttaaattctccccaattccgggtcacagtactcctgaaacattttctgtttatgtaGTATTTGGCTTTAAAGCctttgcagtagctccagcttcaactaATGAAACAAAACTGGAGCGCAGCGGAGATTCCAGGAAACACgccggccaatcagagcagactgggctttgtcaggaggggggcttaaagagacaggcgctcctacagagcgtctgatacagagggtgaatacaggtgcagcagcaatgagcagtatcgtttctttcgctagtccaaatatcaTTTTCTGTATTAGGACTACAAATTAGAccaagtttttttgtttcttttgtcgTGATATACAGTAGATCCTaattttcattcataatggtcttaaaaagtcttaaaggtcccatattgtaaaaaaggAACATGTAGGGTTGGGCGATATATATCCCTGATGTTTTCACAAAAAATCTGATTTACGATTTAAATTGATCCACCCCCTCCCTACACACACTTAAAaatgatgacaaagaaattgttcaaaacaagttttaactttattttggcacgcacgcacgcacatattAATATtatgctatatattcaacaacaaaacggatgcgtgagataaagctgttttcacacagaggtaattcacttctcgttccttGCCTAAAAGTTAAATTAATTTTAACTTTAGTCGCGCAACtttgcccctattttcacctgttgctgagtaacctacattaacatcccatggtctcttgaatgtagcatacctgtagcaagctccttTGTAGTAACTAGCGGTAAAAAACATCGAggaggagctccgtgctacagagcggcgattgctagttgtgtaagtacagacctccgtcacagctcggtcgtatcagcagCATTTACTAGACGTGTTGAGCCGCAACAGAGTTCCTCAACACTGCCTCTGGTGCTCTGTCAGGTCaggtagctggtggttcagttatccgagaataggtgactctcagccgggtacagagcaccgcgagctgccggtcatttcgacGGAGATTACGGTTAAGCAAGTAATGAAATgactagttaagaaaagaacttgctaatgttagtccctgttgctgccatgttgtttgtgtatctctatggcaaacgtGCGGGGGGGAGGGTTGAGCCCTAGGAGAAAAccgattttcatttaaacaagtCAATGCAAAGGTGCTGTATAacactcaatccacagagaaatgcacacagcccgtgtTCAGAAACTgtctttaaacgagccgtcaggccttctgtacggttgtgatgtcactattatactatatatatatatatatatatatatatatatatatatatatatatatatatatatgtatatatatatatatatatatatatataatgtgtgtgtgtgtgtgtgtgtgtgtggaaagtggcgctacagtgccgttacagtcattccccggctgcaatgacggtgcagagactccGACAACGCAGATAGACctggaaacactgaccaattagagcagactgggcttttttcgggaggggggcttaaagggacagtcagctaaaacggagcgtttcagacagaggtatACAGGTATATTGagacagacagtatgacaaaaataatgtgttttttgaacattaaagcatgcagacatgttctagtagaaacccaaaatacaagtatgaacctgaaaatgtgaTTGATATGGGGCCTTtacatttgacttggtgaaacctgcagaaacacaTACTGGTTGTGACTCTCGGACAGAAAACTGTGAAGGAAAACCTGTTTCATATTGAATCTTCACTCCGTTTCTCCTCAGATGACCTGGAGAGGTCAGAGACACATACATCAGTGTTTGGTCCCTCTGTCCAGCCGCCAGAGCATCCACCCTGTGCCCTGAAGGCAACACAGCGTGGACGCAGTGATGGAAGGAAGAGCAGCGTTGATTggccagagaggaggaggagtgggaaGGTGATGGAGGGATAATACAGCTGgcctgaagaaaagaaaagccccCCTGCGGAGCCACAACAGTTGTTCATTTCATTGGTTTATCATTTcaattttgttttggtttttacttttccaTCAAGCCTTCGTTCCATTTTACTCAACGGGTTATTTCCATTACCTTCCTATTCCTGTGTATTTATAGTTACTAGTACATTTACAAGATTCTTTTGGAACTCGGCGTTGACTGTATTTTCCTTTCTTATGGCAGCTCTTGTTTTCTTGTAGGATATAATCAGGAAACCCCagactgcctgtgtgtgtcaggCCTGGGAGCACAGAATAAGCTGGATGGATCCAGTAGCTGGTATTTATTTTGATAAAGTAATAGTccaacattttgtgaaatagaTTTGCTTGCCATCGAACCCCAGTTAGATAGGAGAAAAACTGCTGGCCTAGCTGCATCCTAAAGACCTTGCAACAGTCCTATTTCCACCTTGTGCACTATATGGCCCTTTCCTGTTCCAACCGTAGACTATAAAGATTGACGACATGTCTCCACTTCCTTCCCACTGTACAAAATTGAAGCCAAAATCTCCCGGATACAGGCAacgccatcttgtaattttggagtctgcgcagtagtgatAGGGGCGGATCCGCGATATCgaagtcccgcccatacacccgCCCAACCAATCCTGAGTCaatcccagctgtcaatcatgacatttCACCCCGTTATTATAGCATCAAAgaactaataaaaaccaaacttatCAGTAAAATTgtcatgtgaacaaaaatcAGCATGATAACAACTACCTAAATGACTGaaaaccatctttgggaaacATTTATTTGACGTGTACTT
The sequence above is drawn from the Sander lucioperca isolate FBNREF2018 chromosome 17, SLUC_FBN_1.2, whole genome shotgun sequence genome and encodes:
- the map11 gene encoding microtubule-associated protein 11, with translation MMESQCEYFMYFPAAPISSLSDPAEYTTLPRRKHVYLGEVVQFLLVLRSRNTAVGRDDSFGGLPWKDLAGSLSALASVCVAESRQQRPSEYQADIHSTCSEDDGEEEPEERKSGGKKPPDSNRTFIQCSPHLIHNSSSRDGRQSGREPVKAVLVLDDQVVFRLTVSLDKLPVNTLKAKIVVTVWRPEDEKAEVREHGYLTLLQLRSPIHTFRQDLNTFKAQVSTTMHVLPPPSVQFQHMAVSGKHLTVLKVLNCSSQDEVCVRDVKILPNYNLSYLPMMPDGSVLIVDNVCHQSAEVTVASFYRMDSESSRLPSMLSALEEQNFLFQLQLQDTAEEDSSEGLEVPLVAVLQWYTPTLPLTRYISSCYALPSIRLDRPRLVMTASCPRAVRPLEHFWVKYTLLNNLQDFLAVRLIWNSDADRGGQQDPRAHPAVVCQSPLNNLGQCRKGSTLSFTVAFQILRTGLFELSQHMKLKLQFTASVSTPPVEVGSPMRNCPSSVRELLDRQNLGRSQSFSHQPQPRAHHVRSGSAMEHRSITPPAGSPAGRGRYLPPSHSLISLDKIAKRECKVLVLEPVQEAHSR